In Pseudobdellovibrio exovorus JSS, the genomic stretch TTGTTTTTGTATTAGCTTTAGGGCTTTGGGGATGTTCATCAACACAGGAGCAAACGTCTTCGACGTTGACGGAACCACAGTTAAGCGAAATCGACTTGTTAGATGCCGAGACCAAGCCACAGGTGGCAGCACCAGTGGCTACGCCTCCAACGACAAGTATTCCGGCTGAACTCCAGCAGGCATTAGCTTCTGGAAATTCTGATCGTATTAAATCAGTAAGTCAGAGCATTCTATTGGGTGATAATAAGAACGTTCCGGCTTTAAATGCCTTAGCGATGAGTTATTACAATTCGTCGCAGTTGAATGCTGCAACCGTGTTGTTAGATAAAGCTGTTGTGCTGTCACCGCGGGCTTCGGAAGTTCATAATAATATTGGAGTTGTTAGACTTGCGCGCGGGGATAAAAGTGATGCCATTGTTTCATTTCAAAAAGCGTTAGAGCTTAACCCAGACAGTTATATCGCGGCTTCTAACTTGTCGAGTATTTATCTGCGCGAAAAAGACTTCATTAAAGCGATCCCTGTTTTGTCTACATTTGTGAATAAAGGC encodes the following:
- a CDS encoding tetratricopeptide repeat protein, coding for MRYLIVFVLALGLWGCSSTQEQTSSTLTEPQLSEIDLLDAETKPQVAAPVATPPTTSIPAELQQALASGNSDRIKSVSQSILLGDNKNVPALNALAMSYYNSSQLNAATVLLDKAVVLSPRASEVHNNIGVVRLARGDKSDAIVSFQKALELNPDSYIAASNLSSIYLREKDFIKAIPVLSTFVNKGAADLDGRSNYAVALAATGKTSDAVAIYDKILQEKPDHKNAMLNYSILLIEKQQKYQEGLDLLNRLKFVGSANESRQLINDLEVKAKAGLK